Sequence from the Candidatus Wallbacteria bacterium genome:
ATGCGTCATGTTTTTGCTTACTTTCCTGGATGCTTCTCTTTCCACTCAACCGCCATTTTTCGTGCTTCCGTAATTTGAGCTGGAGTCATCATTCTGGCAACATCATAAAGATTCCATGTTACTCCTGTATCTCCTGAAGCATTTGCCAAACTAATCCAGAAGTAAGCTTTCACATAGTCTCGAGGAATGCCCGGGCGGCCATCGGCATAAACGCTACTCAGACAACATTGAGCAGAGGCATACCCCTGATTTGCTGATTTTAACAACCAGTCTATCGCCTGCTTATAGTGAAATCGCCCATCTTCTACACAACCTTCAAGGTACAACCAGCCAATGTGGAATTGAGAATCTGCTTGATCACGTCGAAAATGGCCTTGAACTGCTGATCATACTTCGCTTCCAGCTCCTCGATCTTCTGCCGTAATTCCCTGTTCGAGTTCAGGATTTCCCGCAGCCTTACAAACGTACGCATTATCTGGATATTCACGGCAATAGCGCGTTCGCTGTTCAGAATCGAGGATAACATTGCCACCCCAATTCCGTGAACACATAAGGCTTTGACCTTGTTCGCCCCAACTTGAGGTCACAAATTGTGACCTCAAGTGTCCGATCTCGTTGTCTTTCAATCGAAACATACAATTTCCGGTAATCATTTTTAAGGTGCCAAAATGGCACCTCAAGATTTCCATGAATCACTTTCTCAATTCCCTGTCCAGGGCTTTCTGGATCAGCTGATTGAGAGAAATTCCGAGGATTGCCGCTTTTTCAGCCGCCTTGCGGTGGGTTTCGGGTTTGATGCGGATGTTCAGGCTGCCCTTGCAGGGTTTCTGCGGATCTTTTCCGGTCTGCTTGCAGAGAACGAGATAATCGTCAACAGCATCCTGGAATGCCCTCACCAATTGTTCCACGGTTTCACCTTCAAATGTGATCAGGTCTTCGATGCCCTC
This genomic interval carries:
- a CDS encoding type II toxin-antitoxin system HicB family antitoxin; protein product: MKDVLTYDGYIGSVHFSTDDRIFYGKLEGIEDLITFEGETVEQLVRAFQDAVDDYLVLCKQTGKDPQKPCKGSLNIRIKPETHRKAAEKAAILGISLNQLIQKALDRELRK